One genomic window of Fibrobacter sp. UWB4 includes the following:
- the tmk gene encoding dTMP kinase, with product MKTAKNFFSLEGIDGSGKSTQIDMLVRVLESEGHKVVRLREPGGAKISERIRELLLDPAFKGIMADDTELLLYNAARAQVIHEIIKPALDAGNIVIADRFAWSTFAYQGYARGLGADKVQRLTELTCGGCFPELTVVLDLTVESSRKRMATRGGAPDRLESEKAEFFERVREGYLAAGRDYSDCVSVVDADRTPDEVHNDVLSLIKAKLK from the coding sequence ATGAAAACTGCGAAGAATTTTTTCAGCCTCGAAGGCATTGACGGTTCCGGAAAGTCCACGCAAATTGACATGCTCGTCCGCGTGTTGGAATCCGAAGGCCACAAGGTCGTAAGGCTGCGCGAACCCGGTGGAGCGAAAATTTCCGAACGCATTCGTGAACTCTTGCTCGACCCTGCTTTCAAGGGCATCATGGCAGACGATACCGAACTTTTGCTGTACAATGCCGCCCGTGCCCAGGTGATTCACGAAATCATAAAACCCGCGCTCGATGCAGGGAACATCGTTATTGCCGACCGTTTTGCGTGGAGCACTTTTGCCTACCAGGGTTACGCCCGCGGGCTCGGTGCTGATAAAGTCCAGCGCCTTACGGAGCTTACGTGCGGCGGTTGCTTCCCGGAACTCACCGTAGTCCTCGACTTGACCGTCGAATCAAGCCGCAAGCGTATGGCGACTCGCGGTGGCGCCCCCGACCGCCTCGAAAGCGAAAAGGCGGAATTCTTTGAACGCGTCCGCGAAGGCTACCTCGCCGCAGGCCGCGATTATAGCGATTGCGTGAGCGTCGTCGATGCTGACCGCACTCCCGACGAAGTCCACAACGATGTTCTTTCACTTATTAAAGCGAAACTGAAATGA
- the secA gene encoding preprotein translocase subunit SecA, with protein MSIVDTVLHKIFGTPHERKVKQLRPVIAKIHEACKALALLDDAELAAKSAEFREKLNNGATLDDIKVDAFAVCREACDRRLGIFNIFKPEFGFDFSRLGPELQEAVNKAKAELESGKNEWEVYLPAALYAKVRELYPDSVKPFRMLPFDVQMIGGLVLHEGAIAEMATGEGKTLAAALPVYLNGLSGHGVHVVTVNDYLAGRDAKQMGMVYKFLGLTVGLIVAGLNPEQRRESYNSDVTYGTNNEFGFDYLRDNMAVEPNQLVQRELNFCIVDEVDSILIDEARTPLIISGPAEDATEKYAKANEIAKQLVRNKDFSVDEKDKNIQFTEKGVLHIQDLMHITNLYGEHADWVHFLDNALRAWYLFEKDVDYIVRDGEIIIVDENTGRLMEGRRYSNGIHQAIEAKENVQIRRENQTLATITFQNYFRMYKKLSGMTGTAETEATEFIKIYNMNTWVIPTNKPCIRKDLQDLVYKSEDAKWRAIVAEIKERHAKGQPLLVGTASIEKSEILHGMLEKEGIPHEVLNAKNHGREAEIIQYAGHKDKVTIATNMAGRGTDIALGPGVTELGGLHVLGTERHESRRIDNQLRGRSGRQGDPGSSQYFLSLDDNLMRIFGGDNVKNLMNRFGVGEDEVITHPIVSRSIRGAQRRVESQSFDIRKHLLDYDNVMNEQRKVIYGLRRRILNGEDIRDEIMNRIEDACDIKVSNYIPAKSYAEQWNLEGLHEDLQRTLGMEYSLTLDEAVSKTPEQVLDEIIALCRVRYDKLTKIIPDVDFRNIERRFLLMTIDQVWKEHLYAMDQLKDAIRFHGYAQKDPLMVYKNDGFKMFESCMEKIATLTALRILNIRITLPNGVTVSPDQLQLKSQEQIDAERKAAEEAAATAGNAGDANAESHPEQSEGSSEASSEQLSAEGAKAAGLAGQAASSETNALSEDQHAQPMPQSALPGTRPNRSAAANAALAAAVKRAQQQAGAKLGRNDLCWCGSGLKYKKCHGKDVE; from the coding sequence ATGAGCATTGTAGATACAGTACTCCATAAGATTTTTGGTACACCTCATGAACGTAAGGTGAAGCAACTCCGCCCGGTGATTGCAAAGATTCACGAAGCCTGCAAGGCTCTCGCATTGCTTGATGACGCAGAACTTGCTGCAAAAAGCGCTGAATTCCGTGAAAAACTGAATAATGGAGCTACCCTCGACGATATCAAGGTTGACGCCTTTGCCGTTTGCCGTGAAGCTTGCGACCGTCGTCTCGGTATCTTCAACATTTTCAAGCCGGAATTTGGCTTTGACTTTAGCCGTCTCGGCCCGGAACTCCAGGAAGCTGTGAACAAGGCGAAGGCTGAACTCGAAAGCGGAAAGAATGAATGGGAAGTCTACCTCCCGGCTGCTCTCTACGCTAAGGTTCGCGAACTCTATCCGGATTCCGTGAAGCCGTTCCGCATGTTGCCTTTCGACGTGCAGATGATCGGTGGCCTCGTGCTCCACGAAGGTGCCATCGCTGAAATGGCTACCGGTGAAGGTAAGACGCTTGCCGCCGCCCTCCCGGTTTACCTGAACGGTCTTTCTGGCCACGGTGTGCATGTGGTGACGGTGAACGATTACCTCGCTGGCCGTGACGCCAAGCAGATGGGCATGGTCTATAAGTTCCTCGGACTCACGGTCGGTCTCATTGTGGCTGGCCTCAATCCGGAACAGCGTCGTGAAAGCTACAACTCCGACGTGACTTACGGCACGAACAACGAATTCGGTTTCGACTACCTCCGCGACAACATGGCAGTTGAACCGAACCAGCTCGTGCAGCGCGAACTCAACTTCTGTATCGTTGACGAAGTGGACTCCATCTTGATTGACGAAGCCCGTACGCCGCTTATCATCAGTGGTCCGGCTGAAGACGCTACCGAAAAGTACGCCAAGGCAAACGAAATTGCAAAGCAGCTCGTCCGTAACAAGGACTTCTCTGTCGATGAAAAGGACAAGAACATCCAGTTTACGGAAAAGGGTGTGCTCCACATCCAGGACTTGATGCACATTACGAACCTCTATGGCGAACATGCCGACTGGGTTCACTTCCTCGATAACGCTCTCCGTGCTTGGTACCTCTTCGAAAAGGATGTCGATTACATCGTCCGTGACGGTGAAATCATCATCGTTGACGAAAATACGGGCCGCTTGATGGAAGGCCGCCGCTATTCTAACGGTATCCACCAGGCCATCGAAGCCAAGGAAAATGTGCAGATCCGTCGCGAAAACCAGACGCTTGCGACGATTACGTTCCAGAACTACTTCCGTATGTACAAGAAGCTCTCCGGTATGACCGGTACGGCTGAAACCGAAGCAACGGAATTCATCAAGATCTACAACATGAACACGTGGGTCATTCCGACGAACAAGCCGTGCATCCGTAAGGACTTGCAGGACCTCGTTTATAAGTCCGAAGATGCCAAGTGGCGCGCCATTGTTGCAGAAATCAAGGAACGCCATGCGAAGGGCCAGCCGCTCCTCGTGGGTACGGCTTCCATCGAAAAGTCCGAAATCCTCCACGGCATGCTCGAAAAGGAAGGCATCCCGCACGAAGTCTTGAACGCCAAGAACCATGGCCGCGAAGCTGAAATCATCCAGTACGCTGGTCACAAGGACAAGGTGACGATTGCAACGAACATGGCTGGTCGTGGTACTGACATTGCTCTTGGACCGGGAGTGACTGAACTCGGCGGTTTGCATGTGCTCGGTACGGAACGTCATGAATCTCGCCGTATCGACAACCAGTTGCGCGGTCGTTCTGGCCGTCAGGGTGACCCGGGTTCTAGCCAGTACTTCCTCTCCCTCGACGATAACCTGATGCGTATCTTCGGTGGCGACAACGTCAAGAACCTCATGAACCGTTTTGGCGTGGGCGAAGACGAAGTGATTACCCACCCGATCGTTTCCCGTTCCATCCGTGGTGCACAGCGTCGCGTCGAAAGCCAGAGCTTCGATATCCGTAAGCACTTGCTCGACTACGATAACGTGATGAACGAACAGCGCAAGGTGATTTACGGACTCCGCCGTCGCATCTTGAACGGTGAAGATATCCGTGACGAAATCATGAACCGCATCGAAGACGCTTGCGATATCAAGGTTTCCAACTACATCCCGGCAAAGAGCTATGCGGAACAGTGGAACCTCGAAGGCTTGCACGAAGACTTGCAGCGTACGCTCGGCATGGAATACAGCCTCACGCTTGATGAAGCTGTTTCGAAGACGCCGGAACAGGTGCTCGATGAAATCATCGCTCTTTGCAGGGTGCGTTATGACAAGCTCACGAAGATTATTCCGGATGTTGACTTCCGCAATATCGAACGCCGCTTCCTCCTCATGACGATTGACCAGGTATGGAAGGAACACTTGTATGCTATGGACCAGCTGAAGGATGCTATCCGCTTCCACGGATACGCCCAGAAGGATCCGCTGATGGTCTACAAAAATGACGGCTTCAAGATGTTCGAAAGCTGCATGGAAAAGATTGCAACGCTCACGGCTCTCCGCATTTTGAACATCCGCATCACGCTCCCGAACGGTGTGACTGTTTCTCCGGACCAGCTCCAGCTCAAGAGCCAGGAACAGATCGATGCCGAACGCAAGGCCGCTGAAGAAGCTGCCGCTACCGCAGGTAACGCTGGCGATGCTAATGCAGAAAGTCATCCTGAGCAAAGCGAAGGATCCAGTGAAGCTTCTTCTGAACAGCTGAGTGCCGAAGGCGCAAAGGCTGCAGGTCTCGCCGGTCAGGCAGCTTCTTCTGAAACGAACGCCCTTTCCGAGGATCAGCATGCACAGCCGATGCCGCAGAGCGCACTCCCGGGCACTCGCCCGAACCGCTCCGCTGCCGCTAACGCTGCCCTTGCTGCCGCTGTGAAACGCGCCCAGCAGCAGGCTGGTGCAAAGCTCGGCCGCAATGACCTCTGCTGGTGCGGTTCTGGCCTCAAGTACAAGAAGTGCCACGGCAAGGACGTCGAATAA
- a CDS encoding metallophosphoesterase, with translation MIFFFILIFGVFFLFFNVRMVAPGIKGSVIAGISVILLPVCFLFRTSYFASLGMSFFAVWLAEALFFYILWWIVRGIRRAIVKKPLDRHIEISVSRLLLFVSVLLTVIFRIAGTGANDNFHVREFKIAVPTEKEFTAVFFSDLHIDPLFKREKMERIVHVSDSLHPDLVLFGGDFSDVVDSTLSAWEYDFLVQKLAATAKTAAIAIDGNHEGFLEREGSDFKKWMQNNGFVVLEDSTVCTPFACITGRIDHSVAKMRDVERKPLFEMRPVAGDAKLPWLLLDHQPRGIEEDHPGRRPDFAMSGHTHNGQFFPGTVFIDWFWRLAYGIGELDQVKWLVSSGVDSWGPPVRIGSDTEVWFLRFVPDRL, from the coding sequence ATGATTTTTTTCTTCATACTCATCTTCGGTGTATTCTTCCTGTTCTTTAACGTCAGGATGGTGGCACCTGGAATCAAGGGAAGCGTCATTGCCGGAATCTCGGTGATCCTCCTCCCCGTCTGCTTCTTGTTTAGAACAAGTTATTTTGCATCGCTTGGCATGTCCTTCTTTGCTGTCTGGCTTGCCGAGGCGCTTTTCTTTTATATCCTCTGGTGGATTGTCCGCGGAATCCGTCGCGCAATCGTGAAAAAGCCGCTCGACCGCCATATCGAAATTTCGGTGTCGAGACTTTTGCTCTTTGTATCTGTACTCCTGACGGTGATCTTCCGCATTGCAGGCACAGGCGCAAACGACAATTTCCATGTTCGCGAATTCAAGATTGCCGTCCCGACGGAAAAGGAATTTACGGCGGTCTTCTTTAGCGACCTCCACATCGACCCGCTTTTCAAGCGCGAAAAGATGGAACGCATCGTGCATGTATCCGATAGCCTCCATCCGGACCTGGTGCTATTTGGCGGTGACTTCTCGGATGTTGTGGATTCGACGCTATCTGCCTGGGAATACGACTTCCTGGTGCAAAAGCTTGCCGCAACCGCCAAGACGGCCGCCATTGCCATCGACGGGAATCACGAAGGGTTCCTCGAACGCGAGGGCAGCGACTTTAAAAAGTGGATGCAGAACAACGGTTTCGTCGTGCTGGAAGACTCCACCGTCTGCACACCTTTTGCCTGTATTACCGGCCGTATAGACCACAGCGTTGCCAAGATGCGCGATGTCGAACGTAAGCCGCTTTTTGAAATGCGTCCTGTGGCCGGAGATGCTAAACTCCCCTGGCTCCTCCTCGACCACCAGCCGCGCGGTATCGAAGAGGACCACCCTGGCCGCCGTCCTGACTTTGCCATGTCCGGGCACACGCATAATGGCCAGTTCTTTCCGGGTACGGTGTTTATTGACTGGTTCTGGCGCCTCGCCTACGGTATTGGTGAACTGGATCAGGTCAAGTGGCTTGTCTCCAGCGGTGTCGATTCCTGGGGTCCTCCTGTCCGAATCGGTAGCGATACAGAGGTCTGGTTCCTCCGTTTTGTACCTGATAGGCTGTAG